One genomic region from Astyanax mexicanus isolate ESR-SI-001 unplaced genomic scaffold, AstMex3_surface scaffold_36, whole genome shotgun sequence encodes:
- the LOC125790784 gene encoding uncharacterized protein LOC125790784 yields the protein MMSNQSVQVRGFSGTSTSLPKTKPLQVHNDIQTVLHSFLIAPQAPLNICGRDLLMKMGVSILCSPDGLTLTWLSGQQRIRLSGYTEGMYLLQTGQDETVDIYWGLLNDDQPHTPQTLELFQQWAPWIRALAPYAPPADPYHVTLFYDVGGDITYYDTFQSELQDTQWEVQTNGLYCGPEGVAAPVTLTPQQYSWYKMDETAAPHMSLALHPKHEAKQLGPMVKRANAATDWVQTQIPDVMFSISTNTYHIRATNIETVTMEHQLLPRHHGCEDSDHPDSIAMLESLPDVLWSQGPDDVGFVDQPQVSFNMATPEPIWVPQYRHKPEAMASLDKTIQALLQAGVLEQCQSDWNTPILPVPKKEPGQYRMAHDLRAINAALATSTIPVPNPYTTLSELGPDMKWFTCIDLANAFFCVPLAEHCRDVCAFTHRGIQYRYSRLPQGFALSPGLFNQALRRSLDSCNLPEGSILSQYVDDLLVGGTTPETCLNATKAVLECLANAGYKVSRSKLQCCRTRVTFLGRVVTQGSTGMSASHRSTILSHTKPITVRDMLTFLGLAGYSRQYIPDFVGQTQPLRDMVKSLGMRNLSGVLSWTVEAEQAFIAVKQALATAADLSRPDYSLPFFLDVSETDTLVNGVLFQKKEEGRAVLMYLSIPLDLIEKRQPQCTRHVAGLTKLVQKTAHLVAGYPLHILTTHGVVAYINSQMFTLTPLRQRRIHKVLTAPHITYTHQGVNMAEGMLEGPPHECAEKVATQEKVRPDLLATPIPGSWNLWTDGCGYRADTGEIRAGYAVVQETTGETDEFWTVAAKEVKQNPSAQKAELLAVIAALELAEGREVTIYSDSAWVVSAAHVDIPHWKPAGYVTSSGKPVKHQSELMKLEAAIHKPTKVAIVKCKGHQKGDTLVSRGNDAADKAAKKAAGYTEPGNMMILDSNVPWEPIPTGDELRQIQDKATPEEKSMWLAKGASSDSQVWVSKTGRPVLPMSLARAVLEEAHTVAHVGKLQMMRNLKQWWHPFMLPLAVDFISQCQVCHTQNVAKAFKVAPGKFPLPSCHGEHIQIDYTDMIDQIRKYRYLLVVVDRYSGWVEAIPTFKEDARSVCKMLINHWIPQHGFPRRVHSDNGSHFTSKTLQWVEQALGLRHSYGSVYHPASQGQVERMNQNLKAKLAKIKLTTGMNWLDALPIALISIRSSVNRSTGFSPFELVRGVAFPGPQTALKAPSELPHGTANQGYECTEHTGADPRGGQPPRVGHNSVGIPESHKAEVVGTQVDRPIPGGGEDKPRSPAGRQRHLLVSSLPVSAC from the exons ATGATGAGCAACCAATCCGTGCAGGTCAGGGGCTTCTCGGGGACTTCAACTTCACTGCCAAAGACCAAACCACTCCAGGTGCACAACGACATACAGACTGTCTTACACTCCTTTCTGATTGCACCTCAAGCACCACTGAACATTTGTGGTAGAGACTTATTGATGAAAATGGGTGTTTCCATTTTGTGTTCACCTGATGGCCTGACGCTGACATGGCTAAGCGGGCAGCAACGCATAAGACTTTCTGGATACACCGAGGGCATGTATCTCTTGCAGACTGGTCAAGACGAGACTGTGGACATATACTGGGGACTGTTGAATGATGACCAACCCCACACACCACAAACTCTTGAACTCTTTCAGCAATGGGCACCGTGGATCAGAGCATTGGCACCCTATGCCCCGCCTGCCGACCCGTACCACGTTACCCTGTTCTATGACGTAGGGGGAGACATTACATATTATGACACCTTCCAATCTGAATTGCAAGATACACAGTGGGAGGTCCAAACTAATGGCCTGTATTGTGGTCCTGAAGGAGTGGCAGCTCCTGTTACTTTGACACCACAGCAGTACAGCTGGTACAAAATGGATGAGACTGCAGCACCACACATGTCACTGGCTCTACACCCTAAACATGAGGCTAAGCAATTAGGACCCATGGTCAAACGTGCAAATGCGGCTACAGATTGGGTACAAACTCAGATCCCTGATGTGATGTTTTCCATAAGCACAAACACATATCACATCAGAGCTACTAACATTGAAACTGTTACAATGGAGCACCAGCTCCTGCCACGCCATCATGGCTGTGAAGATTCTGACCACCCAGACTCCATTGCCATGCTGGAATCTCTACCGGATGTTTTGTGGTCACAGGGTCCAGATGATGTAGGTTTTGTGGATCAGCCCCAGGTATCATTTAACATGGCCACACCTGAACCAATTTGGGTACCACAATATAGACACAAACCGGAGGCTATGGCCTCATTGGACAAAACCATTCAGGCACTCTTACAGGCCGGGGTACTGGAGCAATGCCAATCCGATTGGAATACTCCAATTTTGCCAGTACCTAAAAAAGAACCTGGTCAATACCGTATGGCACATGATCTGAGAGCTATAAATGCGGCACTAGCTACTAGCACCATACCAGTCCCAAACCCTTACACAACACTATCAGAACTAGGTCCAGACATGAAATGGTTTACTTGTATCGATTTGGCTAATGCTTTCTTTTGTGTACCATTGGCTGAGCACTGTAGGGACGTATGTGCATTTACACACAGGGGTATTCAGTATCGATACAGTAGATTGCCACAGGGCTTTGCCCTGAGCCCGGGATTGTTCAATCAAGCTCTTAGACGTAGTTTGGACTCTTGTAACCTTCCTGAAGGCTCCATTCTTTCTCAGTATGTCGATGACTTACTGGTTGGCGGCACAACGCCAGAGACGTGCTTAAACGCCACAAAAGCAGTGCTGGAATGTTTGGCCAATGCAGGGTACAAAGTCTCTAGGAGTAAGTTGCAATGTTGTAGAACACGGGTAACTTTTCTGGGGAGAGTGGTCACACAGGGCTCAACAGGCATGTCCGCCTCACACAGATCTACAATTCTGTCACACACTAAACCAATTACGGTTAGGGATATGTTGACATTTTTGGGCCTAGCTGGCTACAGCAGACAATACATTCCTGACTTTGTAGGACAAACGCAACCACTGAGGGACATGGTGAAATCCTTGGGCATGAGAAACCTTAGTGGGgtactttcctggacagtagaagcAGAGCAGGCTTTCATTGCTGTAAAACAAGCTTTAGCGACTGCAGCTGACCTATCTAGACCTGACTACTCTCTTCCAttttttctggatgtttctgaAACAGACACATTGGTTAATGGTGTACTTTTTCAGAAAAAGGAGGAAGGGAGAGCAGTACTTATGTATTTAAGCATCCCACTTGACTTGATTGAGAAAAGACAACCGCAATGCACCAGACATGTAGCAGGACTGACGAAGCTCGTTCAAAAAACTGCACACCTGGTAGCAGGATACCCACTGCACATACTAACAACACATGGCGTGGTAGCATATATAAACTCACAGATGTTCACCCTCACTCCTCTAAGACAGAGACGAATTCATAAAGTTCTGACAGCACCacacatcacatacacacaccaagGAGTCAACATGGCAGAAGGAATGCTAGAAGGTCCACCTCACGAGTGTGCAGAAAAGGTAGCAACACAGGAAAAAGTGAGACCAGACTTACTAGCCACACCAATTCCAGGCTCCTGGAACCTGTGGACTGATGGGTGCGGGTACAGAGCAGACACAGGTGAAATAAGGGCAGGATATGCGGTGGTTCAAGAAACCACAGGGGAAACAGATGAGTTCTGGACTGTAGCAGCAAAAGAGGTAAAACAAAACCCTTCAGCACAAAAAGCTGAGTTGCTAGCAGTAATTGCAGCACTAGAACTAGCTGAGGGTAGAGAGGTGACTATTTACAGCGATTCTGCGTGGGTAGTTTCAGCAGCACATGTAGACATTCCACACTGGAAACCGGCAGGATATGTAACAAGCTCAGGGAAACCTGTAAAACATCAGTCAGAACTGATGAAGCTAGAAGCTGCAATACACAAACCTACAAAGGTAGCTATTGTAAAATGCAAAGGACACCAAAAGGGGGACACCCTAGTGAGCAGAGGAAATGATGCAGCAGACAAAGCAGCAAAAAAGGCAGCTGGTTATACGGAGCCCGGTAACATGATGATATTGGACTCAAATGTCCCTTGGGAGCCGATACCTACAGGGGACGAACTGAGGCAGATTCAGGATAAAGCAACCCCAGAGGAAAAGTCAATGTGGTTAGCCAAGGGAGCAAGCTCAGATAGCCAAGTTTGGGTATCGAAAACAGGGCGACCAGTCTTACCTATGTCACTAGCCAGAGCAGTCCTAGAAGAGGCACACACTGTAGCACATGTAGGAAAACTGCAAATGATGAGGAATTTGAAACAATGGTGGCACCCATTTATGCTGCCCCTGGCAGTAGATTTCATCAGTCAATGCCAAGTTTGCCACACTCAAAATGTAGCAAAAGCATTTAAGGTAGCCCCAGGCAAGTTTCCACTGCCTagttgtcatggtgagcacatcCAGATTGACTATACGGATATGATTGATCAAATCAGAAAATACCGGTACCTCTTGGTAGTGGTAGACAGGTACTCAGGGTGGGTTGAGGCAATTCCTACCTTTAAGGAGGATGCTCGCTCAGTTTGCAAAATGTTGATCAACCACTGGATTCCACAACACGGGTTTCCTAGGAGAGTCCACTCAGATAACGGGTCGCATTTTACCAGCAAAACACTGCAGTGGGTGGAGCAAGCGTTGGGCTTGCGCCATAGCTATGGTTCTGTATATCACCCCGCCTCACAGGGTCAGGTGGAGCGGATGAATCAAAATTTGAAGGCCAAACTAGCAAAAATTAAACTGACCACAGGCATGAATTGGCTTGATGCCTTACCAATTGCCCTGATCAGCATTAGGAGTTCAGTGAACAGAAgcacaggcttctccccatttGAGCTGGTCAGAGGCGTAGCATTCCCGGGGCCGCAGACTGCACTAAAAGCCCCATCAGAACTACCTCATGGCACTGCCAACCAAGGTTACGAGT GTACAGAACACACGGGAGCAGACCCCAGAGGAGGACAACCCCCCCGAGTTGGCCATAACTCCGTGGGTATACCTGAGAGTCATAAAGCGGAAGTGGTCGGAACCCAGGTGGACAGGCCCATTCCGGGTGGCGGAGAGGACAAGCCACGCAGTCCGGCTGGACGGCAAAGGCACCTCCTGGTATCATCTCTCCCAGTGTCGGCCTGCTGA